The segment CCTGCCGAAGCTCTACAAGATCACCGCCCTGTGGGGCGGCCAGGCCGGCTCGCTGCTGTTCTGGGAATTCATCCTGGTCACCTACGCGTCCCTCATCGTCCTGACGAACCGCCGACTCAATCGCCCACTGCTGCCGTTCGTCGTCGCGACGCTCGCCTTCGTCTCGACATTCTTCCTGGGGCTGGTGAATTTCATGGCCCGTCCGTTCGTCCGGCTCGCCTTCACGCCGGAGGACGGCAACGGCCTGAACCCGCAGCTCCAGAACGTGTTCATGGCGATCCACCCGCCCTGTCTCTACCTCGGGTACGTCGGGCTGACCCTGCCGTTCGCGTTCGCCATGGCCGCCCTCGCCACCGGACGCCTGGACGACACGTGGTTCCGCACCACCCGGCGCTGGACGATCCTGTCCTGGTTCTTCCTGGGAACGGGGATTCTCCTGGGAGGCTGGTGGGCCTACGTCGAGCTCGGCTGGGGAGGCTACTGGGCCTGGGACCCGGTCGAGAACGCCTCTTTGATCCCCTGGCTGACCTGCACGGCGTTCCTGCACTCGGTCATGATCGAGGAGCGCAAGAAGATGCTGCGCGTATGGAACCTCTCCCTGGTCATCATGAGCTTCCTGCTGGCCATCCTCGGTACCTTCATCACGCGCAGCGGGGTCATCTCGTCCGTGCACTCCTTCACGAAGTCGGACATCGGCCCGGTCTTCGCGGGCTTTCTGGGCCTCTGCACCCTCGTGTCGGTGGGGCTCCTGCTCTACCGCCTGCCCGAGCTGAAGAGCGAGCACCGCCTCGATTCGTTCGTGTCGAGGGAGAGCACCTTCCTGTTCAACAACCTCATCCTGGTCGGCGCCGCGTTCACGGTGCTGTGGGGCACTCTCTTTCCGATCATCTCCGAGGCGGTGCGCGGCGTGAAGATCACCGTCGGCCCGCCGTTCTTCAACCAGATCATGGTGCCGATCGCCCTGGCGCTCGTGACCCTGGCGGGCATCTGCCCCACGATCGCCTGGCGGCGGGCCAGCGCCCTGAAGCTGATGGAGAAGATCCAGGTCCCCTTCTGGTCCCTCGTCGGCGGTGCCGTGGCCCTGTACGTGGCGGGCGTGCGCGACCTCTATGCGATCGTGGCGTTCAGCCTGGGGGTGTTCGTCATCACCACGACGGTCATGGAGTTCTTCTGGGGCGCGCGGTCGCGCCAGAAAGTGACGGGGCAGAAGTTCGGCCCGGCCCTCCTGAGCCTCGTCGACAGGAACAAGCGCCGCTACGGCGGCTTCGTCGTGCACCTGGGCTTCGTCCTCATCCTGATCGGCGTGACCGGGTCCTCGGCCTTCAAGCAGGAGGGCACGGCCTCCCTCAAGCGCGGCGAGAGCTTCTCGGTCGGACGCTATACCCTGCGCTTCGAGGACATGGTGAGTCGCGATTCACCGAACGCCGAGTTCATGGGGGCGCGTCTGGCGATCCTCGACGGCGGCCGGCCGGTCGGCACGCTGGTGCCCGGACAGAATTTCTACAAGGCGGGGCAGAACCCCTCGACCGAGGTCGCCATCCACTACACCCTGCGCGAGGATCTGTACACGATCATGACCGGCTTCGACCCGCAGGAGGGGCGCGCCACGCTCAAGGCCTACCTCAACCCGCTGATCAACTGGATCTGGATCGGCGGAGGGGTCCTGATTTTCGGAGCCTGGTTCGCCATGCTCCCCGACCTCCGCGACCGCCGCCGTGACGCCGAGGCGCGGCTGGCGGAGGCCGAGACCCGTGCGGCCTGATCCCCGCCGCGCGCCCGCGTCATCCGCCCGTCCGGCCGCCCGGCGAATTCTCATTCTCCTCGCCCTCACGTTTTTCATCCCGGCGGCGTTCCCCTTGTCGTCCGGCGCGCGGGCTGCGGACCTGACGCCCCAGCAGCAGGTCGAAGGGCGACTCATGTGCTTTTGCGGCTGCTCGGACCTGACCGTGCGCGTCTGCACGTGCGGGACGGCCGACTCCATAAGGCAGGAGATCGCCGGACGTCTGGCCAACGGGGAGACTCCCGACCAGGTCGTGGCGGCGTTCGTGGCGCAGCACGGCGAGCAGATGCGCTCGGCGCCGACCAAGTCCGGATTCGACCTCGTCGCCTGGGTCACGCCGTTTCTGGTTCTCTTCCTCGCCGGCGCGGCACTCGTCGTCGTGGTGCGCCGCTGGGGCTCCGTGAGGACGTCCCCGGCGGCCCCCGGAGCGCCGCCGGCGATGGACCTCCCTGCCCCGACGCCCGCGGAGGAGAGGGCGCGGGAGCGCGTCCGCCGCGAGCTGAGGGAACGACGCTGATGCTGGTCCTCGCAGGAATTGTGCTGACGCTCGCCGTGGCGGCGCTCATCCTCTCCCCCTTCGTCGGGCACGTCACGGCGCCGCTCACCGACGGCCCCGATCTGCTCGCCCAGCTGCGCGATCTGCACGCTCTCAAGAGCGTCGCCTACGAGACCCTGCAGGACATCGAGTTCGACTACCACGCCGGCAAGATCGGCGAGCGGGACTATCGGGAGATGACCGACCGGTACACGAACGAGGCGGTCCGCCTGGTGCAGCGCATCGAGGAGATCGAGGCCCAGGTGCCCCGGCCGCGCGGCCGGCGCCCGGGCGGCACGTGATGGCGGCGGACCGTGACGGTCCTCCCGTCGTCGAGACGCGGGGACTCGCGAAGCGTTACGGGCCGCTGGCCGCTCTCGACGGGATCGACCTGAGCGTCCCCGCCGGCCAGACGATCGTCCTGCTGGGAGCGAACGGCGCGGGCAAGTCCACGCTCCTGCGTCTTCTCGCAACCCTCACGCGTCCGAGCGGCGGGCGGCTGCGCCTGTTCGGCGAGGAGGTCGTGCCATCCGACGCCGGCCGCCTTC is part of the Candidatus Dormiibacterota bacterium genome and harbors:
- a CDS encoding heme lyase CcmF/NrfE family subunit, with product MAEFGTLCLYLALATSGWALIASYNGGRARLGELVLSAERAVYATWVLVLLAVVSLEYCIFTDQFGLEYVASYSNRALPKLYKITALWGGQAGSLLFWEFILVTYASLIVLTNRRLNRPLLPFVVATLAFVSTFFLGLVNFMARPFVRLAFTPEDGNGLNPQLQNVFMAIHPPCLYLGYVGLTLPFAFAMAALATGRLDDTWFRTTRRWTILSWFFLGTGILLGGWWAYVELGWGGYWAWDPVENASLIPWLTCTAFLHSVMIEERKKMLRVWNLSLVIMSFLLAILGTFITRSGVISSVHSFTKSDIGPVFAGFLGLCTLVSVGLLLYRLPELKSEHRLDSFVSRESTFLFNNLILVGAAFTVLWGTLFPIISEAVRGVKITVGPPFFNQIMVPIALALVTLAGICPTIAWRRASALKLMEKIQVPFWSLVGGAVALYVAGVRDLYAIVAFSLGVFVITTTVMEFFWGARSRQKVTGQKFGPALLSLVDRNKRRYGGFVVHLGFVLILIGVTGSSAFKQEGTASLKRGESFSVGRYTLRFEDMVSRDSPNAEFMGARLAILDGGRPVGTLVPGQNFYKAGQNPSTEVAIHYTLREDLYTIMTGFDPQEGRATLKAYLNPLINWIWIGGGVLIFGAWFAMLPDLRDRRRDAEARLAEAETRAA
- a CDS encoding cytochrome c-type biogenesis protein CcmH; its protein translation is MRPDPRRAPASSARPAARRILILLALTFFIPAAFPLSSGARAADLTPQQQVEGRLMCFCGCSDLTVRVCTCGTADSIRQEIAGRLANGETPDQVVAAFVAQHGEQMRSAPTKSGFDLVAWVTPFLVLFLAGAALVVVVRRWGSVRTSPAAPGAPPAMDLPAPTPAEERARERVRRELRERR